CGTGAGCGGCACTATCTCGGATCTCTTTGGGTCAAGAACAGAATGCTGGGATTTCATCGGTGATTTCCGGCGCGGCGCGCGCAGCACTCTGTCGGTGAGAGGTCTTTGCCGAATGCAACTCGCGGAGGGGCGTTCTCAGGAGCGCATCTAGGATCACTCGCGCGCTACCCGCCATTCCAATTGCGACCCTACAGGTGCCACTTTGACGGCGAAGAGAACTTCCTGGTCATGAAGCGCTCAACCAGTTCAGCTCACTCTGAATCCAACAGCGGACAAAGGAACGCTACTCGCACCCGACTCCATCTCCATCACGATCCAGATGTGAGCCGTAGCCTGGTTGGCCACGCCTGACAGGCGCCGCTCCAGCATTTCTCGCTGCTGTGCAATTGGGATAGTAGACCTCACCACTTGGAGTGCGCGTCGGCTTGTCGGCGTTCGAACCACGATGGCAATGCCGGCCGCCATTCTTGTTGTCATTGTGGCAGCCATCTGCGGCAAGCCCGCCGCCGTGAGCACTCGCCGGAGAGGATGAGAACAGCGCAAAGAGCGCAAAGAGCAACGAAGCGGCCATTATGGCCGCAATCACGCCAAACTCCATCCACAGCTTGCCCTCCGGCTCAAGGTCGTCGTCTCCCCAAGGTCTCATCTTAGCACCACGCCTCGCGCCTTCCGTTCCACGTTCGAGCGAGCCCCTCGCGTACGAGCTGGGCACCCACGGAGCGACCCGAGACCTTCACAATGGCCAAGGTCCGCCCGTATTTGTCTTGCCCCTCACGGTGGATCGAAAACTCGTTACCAAGCAGTTCTGCAAGGCGGTCCCTCGATTCCAGCGCAAGGTTACGCTCGTGCTCGCACTTGCCGTTGACTTCAGGTGCATCGATGTCGGCAATGCGAACCTTCTCGCCGCTCCACCAAAATGTGTCCCCATCAACGACGCAGTTGTCGCGGGGTCCGGGCGGACAAATCGCAAGAGCGAGTGCGGCAACGATCATTGGGCAACGGTGTAGGGGATAGGTTCGTCTGTGAAGGCATTCACAATCTGACCTGGCAACATGACTGCCGAGCGACCGCTGATCAGCAGAGTGCCAAGTAGGGCTCCAACGGTGTTTCCACGTCCTTCCTGCCTATGCTGGCCACTCATTGCGTAACTCTTGCCATTGAGGCGGATCGTTTCGAACGCGACTTCAAACTTGCCGCTCTTCCCGCCAACGGCGCGCCCCGTTTTCCAAGGGATGTTCGCCTGAACAGGAGTGCCACGAGGAATGACAACGACGCCATCCTGAACAACATCATCAACCACTACGAACTGAACCCGGTGCCCTTCCTCAACGCGCTTGGAACTGATTTCCGCACGCGGCGTGACAGTAACCATAGTGCTGGCAGGCAAGTAGCGGGTCTCGATATCCGCGGCAGCTTCGGCTTCCGCCTCCTTCTGCTCCGCGTTGGCCTGCGCCTTGGCTTGCAATTGACCAACTTTGATCTCGACAGGCTGCGACTGAGCGAATGCGCCGGAAGAAAGCACAAATGCTGCGACAAAGACTTGGATTTTCATTTCGACCCCCGAGTAAAACACATCGCGATTATTTGTGCCAATCGGTCAGGTGTCAATTCCCATTCGGGATAAGGGCATGATTGAATGTAAGAAACTCAATCTCTTTGGAAAGTGGAACTGGCCTTCAAGCATGAGAAGCCAAGGCCGCCAACGGTGAGTGTGGCTGCCGGAAATGATAAAAGAGCGATGGCGACCGCGGTTGATTCCACAGAGGCCACTCAGACCACTGACGCGAAGGCGAGCTTGGTTTGCAAGACCTGTAAGGAGCGCATTCTCCGCACTTGCCCTCCATTGGTTCAGCAAGTCCCGTCGCGACGTGGGTCTTTCTACTAATTCTCAGATCAGATGGAGATGCCGGCGGCGCCTTGCGCTAACGATCCAGCTTTCCGAAAATTAGCCCGTAACTTGCTTGGCGAGGCAAGGCATTAGATTGCTGTTTCATCACGCTAATGGCGGCTCGTGATGCCAGCGGAGTGGCTCAACGGTTGCGTTGGCACAGAAAGGCGGTGCCCGGTATCCCTCGAGCGCGGTGGTTGCGGCGTTGCCGTTGCTGCATCAGTAGTCGCCAGTAATCGGCGATCCCGCTTGGTGAGCATCGACTCATGTAGCTGCGCGACAGCGCGGCTTCCGGTCTTCACAAATAGGAAAGGGAAAACACCATGAAGCAGGCAGGCGATCCCTGCGAGCATCATTCGAATTCCGAAGTTTGCTGCCGCCAAGAGGTGTTCGAAATATGTCTCGCCTACCGTAGCCGGATGTTCGCTAAATAGCTTGTACAAGGCTGCCTCCAACGCGATGCCGTTCGCGAAAGCCTAACACAAGCTCCAGAGCAAAACTCTTCCAATTTTCACCCCCTTTGTCTAGAGATGTAGAATAAATTTCTACAGTAGCGGCCTCGTGGGGGTGAATATGGATGACATTGACCGACGCCTGCTCGCGCTTATCCAACGCGATGCTACGGCAACAGTCGCTGAGATATCCGATCGAATCGGGATCTCGTCGACGCCTGTCTGGAAACGCCTCAAGAGTCTTGAGAAGACCGGAGTGATCCGGTGTCGCGTGGCCCTGCTCGATTCGGAAGCTATCGGCCTCAAACTTACCGGGTTTGTACTTATCAGGACGAGCGATCACAGTGAGGGATGGCTGGCTCAGTTTGCAGGCGTTCTGGCGGAGATTCCCGAGGTCATTGAGGTTCATCGTATGGCAGGCGATATCGACTATATTCTGAAGGTCGTTGCACCGGACATGGAGGGCTATGATCGCATCTACAAGCGCCTCATTAAGAAGGTTAAGCTCTCTGATGTGAGCGCGAGCTTTTCGATGGAACTCATCAAGGCTACCACTGTTCTACCGCTCGACTATGCAAACTGAGCGAGCTTCATCGGGCAAGCTTACGCGAGGAAGAAACTAAGGAAGTGCTCTTCGATATTGGAGGTCCGATCAAAGGACAGCATCGCGACAGGACTAGTTGCAAGGTAACCAGCCTGCCGGAATTCTTTCGCAGGTTTCCAAATGAGCAGGCTTGCTGGCAGCATGTTTTCGAAACAAGGTTTGGGGCTGACCCCGTCTGTCCAGCTTGCGGAGGGAGCGGTAAATTTCGCAAGCGTTCCGAGAGATACCTCATCCATTCTTGCGGACAACTCTTCTCGCCCCTGACTGGGACCTTGCTAAACAAGACATACATTCCCCTGCAATTATGGTTCTATGCAATGTTGCTCTTCGCAAACTCGAAGGAGGGTGTCGCGACGCGGTTTCTCGAAAGGCAACTGGGAATTGGCTACTTTGCCGCCTTCACAATGGCCGCACGGATACGAATGCACATGGCGGCCTTGGAAAATGACCGAGTCGTCGGTCGAAAAGGAGAACGGCTTTTCGTGAAGCTTGTGGAGTTTCCGACAAAGCCTTGCGCGTCTCAACGACAAGTGAAATCGTGTTGGGCCGTTCTTCTTTCCGACGTTTCACAGATCGTTTCTGTCGTGGTTGAAAATCTGGATCAGCACTCGATTCTCAAAGCGATCAATCAAAGAGGTCATGCAGGGGCGATGCAGGTGACGACGTGCCGCCGAACTCTTGATGTGCTCTGTGACATCGGAGCGCGATCAGCATTGGCTTGGTTCGAGCACGACAACTCCGCACGTCACCCTTCCATCCCAGACAGGGCGCCAGGGTTCGTTGCGCATGTAAAGTTGCACCTCAAAGGACAGTTTGGGCGCGTCACGACTGGCAGGCTCTGGACCTACTTGAAGGAATTTGAGTTTAGGCACAATCGCATAGGTAATCCCAGCAGTGTCTATTGGGATCTGATCGGCCGCTTCCCCGATCTGGGAAAAGCAGATGTCGACAGGATTGAAGCTAAGAGCTTCATCCAGAGCGCAAAGTGACACCTCCCAAGTTAGTATCAACAACTCACACTAGTGTGACGGAGTTCTTCCTACGATTTCCGACCGAGGATGCATGCATCAAGCACCTATTCGAGACCCGATTTGGCGATCACTCGCCATGTCCACACTGCGATTCGATCGGTCGCTGGTTCCGATTGAAAAGAAGAATGGCCTATCGATGCAGCAGCTGCCGCGAGGATGTCTCTGTTGTGAAGGGAACGATATTCTACCAGACCTATTTGCCGCTCCGCATGTGGTTTTATGCCATGCTAATTTTCGCAAACTCGACGCATGGTGTGCGCACCCATTTCTTGGCCAGGCATTTGGGGGTAAGGTTCAATACGGCATACCGGATCGGCAAACTGATCAGAGTCCACATAGCCCTGCATCGCCGTCACGAACAGATCGGGGGCGCCGGGAAGCTTATCCATATTGATGAAGCCAACTTCAGGTGCTTCAGCACTGAACGCCCCGAGCGCTATAATAGACAGATCGTCCTTGGCCTATCTTGTGAAGGTCAAGTCTTATGCGGCACCGTACCTGACCGTACGATCCCATCCTTGGTGGGAAATATCGAGCGCCTCGTTCGAAAGGGATCGATTCTGGTAACTGACGGCCATCGTTCCTATCTTTCGCTCTCTCGCCGCGGCTGGAACCATATCACGGCATGTCCGATCCAGCATGCAGCGAGTAGCAAGAACGTAAAGAACAACGCGATCGAAGCGTACTGGGCGAAAGTCAGGAGAAATCTGAGGGCACATCGACGAATACGCGACGAAAATTTCTGGCTCTACCTGTCAGAAGCCGAATTCAAGTACAATTGCAGAGACGCAAAAGTATCAGTTTTCGACCAACTGATTGGGGGATTCCCAGACTTTTCATTTGATGAGTTAGAGCGGGTAAAGCGCGCATTCTGCTGGGGAAACCAGCCCTTCGACTAGGCGCAGGAACTTGTTCTTGTGCTCTTCGGCTTGACCTTAGGTCTTTGTAGAAGGTCGGCCGATCTTCTGCAGTCAAGCTAAAGAGACAAACCGGCCGTTTCAACCAATCTACCAGCACACGTAGATTGCCGGTTAGTCTCTCCTCGACCCGCTTTCCGGTCGTTTGATGCTCGATAGAACATTCTGCCAAGTAGTTCGAGGGCGCGATGTCGTCCGGTCTAAGCGACCAGGACGGTCATGCAAGTCCTGCGGGAAGATACGCCGCCAAACCTAAGACATCTGGCGTAACATCGGTTGTCCAGCAAAGTCGATCAGATGACCGCCGAAGTTCGATTTAAGAACTTGTGCTCAAGACTTGCCACCAAGCATGAGCCCCAATTGCGTATCCAACAATCAAAATAAGCACAATGACCGAAAGCTCGAAGCCCGGCATCTCCCGCTTTTCCCGCGGGCCTTTGTGGCGCGTTGACATGGATTGAAGCCTAGCAGCGCAGTCCA
This region of Altererythrobacter sp. CAU 1644 genomic DNA includes:
- a CDS encoding excalibur calcium-binding domain-containing protein, translating into MRPWGDDDLEPEGKLWMEFGVIAAIMAASLLFALFALFSSSPASAHGGGLAADGCHNDNKNGGRHCHRGSNADKPTRTPSGEVYYPNCTAARNAGAAPVRRGQPGYGSHLDRDGDGVGCE
- a CDS encoding thermonuclease family protein; translated protein: MIVAALALAICPPGPRDNCVVDGDTFWWSGEKVRIADIDAPEVNGKCEHERNLALESRDRLAELLGNEFSIHREGQDKYGRTLAIVKVSGRSVGAQLVREGLARTWNGRREAWC
- a CDS encoding DUF6356 family protein, coding for MEAALYKLFSEHPATVGETYFEHLLAAANFGIRMMLAGIACLLHGVFPFLFVKTGSRAVAQLHESMLTKRDRRLLATTDAATATPQPPRSRDTGHRLSVPTQPLSHSAGITSRH
- a CDS encoding Lrp/AsnC family transcriptional regulator, with protein sequence MDDIDRRLLALIQRDATATVAEISDRIGISSTPVWKRLKSLEKTGVIRCRVALLDSEAIGLKLTGFVLIRTSDHSEGWLAQFAGVLAEIPEVIEVHRMAGDIDYILKVVAPDMEGYDRIYKRLIKKVKLSDVSASFSMELIKATTVLPLDYAN
- a CDS encoding IS1595 family transposase; its protein translation is MTEFFLRFPTEDACIKHLFETRFGDHSPCPHCDSIGRWFRLKRRMAYRCSSCREDVSVVKGTIFYQTYLPLRMWFYAMLIFANSTHGVRTHFLARHLGVRFNTAYRIGKLIRVHIALHRRHEQIGGAGKLIHIDEANFRCFSTERPERYNRQIVLGLSCEGQVLCGTVPDRTIPSLVGNIERLVRKGSILVTDGHRSYLSLSRRGWNHITACPIQHAASSKNVKNNAIEAYWAKVRRNLRAHRRIRDENFWLYLSEAEFKYNCRDAKVSVFDQLIGGFPDFSFDELERVKRAFCWGNQPFD